One genomic segment of Paenibacillus durus includes these proteins:
- a CDS encoding ROK family protein: MISQATGLSIATCGNILNELLETGEVIETELEQSSGGRPARRFVYNADFSYIACIYAKMEDGLLSLTYAVANSVGERVDGGYMEVKVLDAAAIDHLVGTLIERYDQIKAVGIGIPGFVHQGVINICDIKELIHAPLKARLSEKYGIEVTVENDMNLTVYGFYKNQNYDEDKTIAVATFIKGSFPGAGMIINGHIHKGSTQFAGEISFLPFSISREEQFIRLNHRDTFIPLAAHTIMSLTAIINPETIALTGDQVVPEDLEPIFKRCLDTIPEEHMPELILLDRPDEDYMNGLIAITLESLTYCLQLVEKRR, encoded by the coding sequence ATGATTTCACAGGCAACCGGCCTAAGCATCGCGACCTGCGGAAATATTCTCAATGAACTGCTTGAGACTGGCGAGGTAATCGAGACTGAACTGGAACAATCAAGCGGCGGCCGTCCGGCAAGGCGGTTTGTTTACAACGCCGATTTTTCCTATATCGCATGCATCTATGCCAAAATGGAAGACGGCCTGCTTTCCCTAACTTATGCGGTGGCAAACTCCGTTGGCGAGCGTGTGGACGGCGGGTACATGGAGGTGAAGGTCCTTGACGCGGCAGCCATTGATCACTTGGTCGGAACGCTTATTGAGAGGTATGACCAAATCAAAGCGGTCGGGATCGGCATCCCGGGATTCGTCCATCAAGGGGTTATCAATATTTGCGATATTAAGGAATTGATCCATGCCCCTCTGAAAGCACGGTTGAGTGAGAAATACGGAATTGAAGTTACTGTGGAAAATGATATGAACCTGACCGTTTACGGTTTTTATAAAAACCAGAATTACGATGAAGATAAAACAATCGCCGTCGCGACCTTTATCAAGGGCAGCTTTCCGGGCGCAGGGATGATCATTAACGGGCATATCCATAAAGGAAGTACCCAATTTGCAGGTGAAATCTCATTTCTGCCGTTCAGCATCTCGCGTGAGGAGCAATTCATCCGGCTTAATCACCGAGATACGTTCATCCCATTGGCGGCGCATACGATTATGTCCCTGACAGCGATTATTAACCCTGAGACGATTGCCCTGACCGGAGATCAAGTCGTGCCGGAAGATTTGGAACCGATCTTTAAACGCTGCCTGGATACGATTCCCGAGGAACATATGCCTGAGCTGATCCTTCTGGATCGTCCGGACGAGGATTACATGAACGGCTTGATTGCAATCACACTGGAAAGCTTGACCTATTGTTTGCAGCTTGTAGAAAAGCGGCGGTAG
- a CDS encoding sugar O-acetyltransferase, with product MAIKSEKEKMLDGELYMASDAQLMEEREYARKTVRLYNQTTETETELRTKLLKELFGSTGENLSMEPNIRCDYGYNIHVGENFYANFDCTILDVCEIRIGDNCFLAPGVHIYTATHPIDPFERIAGPEYGKPVKIGDNVWIGGRAVINPGVTIGDNVVIASGAVVTKDVPDNTIVGGNPAKIIKNIVL from the coding sequence ATGGCAATCAAATCCGAAAAAGAAAAGATGCTGGATGGGGAACTGTACATGGCTTCCGACGCACAACTGATGGAAGAACGGGAATATGCGCGAAAGACAGTGCGGCTGTATAATCAGACCACCGAAACCGAGACGGAACTCCGAACAAAGCTTCTAAAAGAACTGTTTGGTTCCACGGGCGAAAACTTGAGCATGGAACCCAACATTCGGTGCGATTATGGATATAACATCCATGTCGGAGAAAATTTCTATGCCAACTTCGATTGTACCATCCTGGACGTTTGCGAAATTCGAATTGGGGATAACTGCTTCTTGGCTCCGGGCGTACACATCTATACGGCAACCCATCCGATCGATCCTTTCGAGCGCATCGCTGGCCCGGAGTATGGGAAGCCGGTCAAGATTGGCGACAATGTCTGGATCGGCGGCAGAGCCGTCATTAACCCGGGCGTTACAATCGGCGACAATGTGGTAATCGCTTCCGGGGCGGTTGTAACCAAAGATGTTCCGGACAATACTATTGTCGGCGGTAATCCGGCTAAAATAATTAAAAATATCGTGCTCTGA
- a CDS encoding Rpn family recombination-promoting nuclease/putative transposase, with the protein MIVELLDARNDFIFKKIFGSENNKDVLLAFLNSTFLEAGEPPLTEITLMNPFTDKDDPTEKQSILDIKARTTEGKLINIEMQLFNPYNMEKRRLFYWSEMYYHQIQKGDNYNLLKKCVTINILNYSCLLNDRYHNIFHLREDHTGIPLIDDIEIHVMELTKLEEHAVPVSGGLVNWLLFLKGVDKLNWEALTMNEPMLKKAMDTLEFLSQDTATRLEYEARLKYLRDEVSRMEGAKAEGIALGEAVGERRKAIEIAKKLLGMGLEIEAIAEASGLSEAEVRSLK; encoded by the coding sequence ATGATCGTGGAATTGCTCGACGCACGGAACGACTTTATTTTCAAAAAAATATTTGGCAGTGAAAACAACAAGGATGTGCTTCTCGCCTTTCTTAACAGCACCTTTCTGGAAGCTGGGGAACCGCCGCTCACTGAAATTACATTGATGAATCCTTTTACAGATAAAGATGATCCGACAGAAAAACAGTCGATCCTTGACATCAAGGCCAGAACGACGGAGGGCAAGCTGATCAACATCGAAATGCAGTTGTTTAACCCGTATAATATGGAGAAACGAAGGCTATTTTACTGGAGTGAAATGTATTACCACCAGATACAAAAAGGCGACAATTACAACTTATTGAAGAAGTGCGTAACGATCAACATCTTGAACTACTCCTGTCTGCTGAATGATCGCTACCATAACATTTTTCATCTGCGTGAAGATCATACCGGTATTCCGTTAATAGACGATATAGAGATTCATGTAATGGAACTGACTAAGCTTGAAGAGCATGCCGTTCCAGTGTCAGGCGGTTTAGTGAACTGGTTGTTGTTCCTCAAAGGTGTCGATAAACTAAACTGGGAGGCGTTGACGATGAATGAACCGATGCTGAAAAAAGCGATGGATACGCTGGAGTTTCTCAGCCAGGATACCGCCACACGGCTGGAGTATGAAGCCCGGCTGAAATATTTGCGTGATGAGGTTTCCCGTATGGAGGGAGCTAAAGCGGAAGGAATTGCCCTTGGTGAAGCGGTAGGAGAACGCAGAAAGGCGATAGAGATCGCTAAGAAATTATTGGGCATGGGATTGGAGATAGAAGCTATTGCTGAGGCTTCTGGTTTATCGGAGGCAGAAGTTCGCTCTTTAAAGTAA
- a CDS encoding NACHT domain-containing protein, whose protein sequence is MSNLIYDWERFWCNRSGTFSLTDNGFLYDPLSQYGRIANPGVKTIDELHEIRCIALLGEPGIGKTQALQRIVGSYNAQSNIIFINLRSYGIGSEERLIKELFRNSKFLKCQESNEEVYIFLDSLDECLLRINHMAALIIDELKKYNTKKIYLRIACRTADWPNQFENDLINLWDKDQFRAVELLPLRRCDVVEAARDNNLDFDDFMKGIIQKEIVSFAIKPITLKMLIGIYRKHGQFPETQQEIYLQGCQLLCEEQNDGRKMTVQVDSRKRLTIATRIAALTIFMNKFAIWCGTDYGNIPEEDLRLSDIIDGSDRTLHESFVINEGDLLEVLSSGLFSSRGSNRLGWAHQSYAEFLAALYIIEHQMTYEQTISLIRHPNDEEKKLVPQLYEVSSWIATFNSEIFNYIVAVEPEILLRSDILNAETKIKKGLVQCLLDKYDSGQLHDGHHEINDLLYKLNHDELADQLRIYINDTSKNLFVRRFALRIAKACVVESLQKDILKVALEQNEEYYLRTYASKAFAVLCDKTELIKLLPLAESEAGEDPDDELKGNALQALWPDHISSPKMFSLLTVPKRKNLLGSYYYFLRHCIIPGFKIADLSDILNWTTQFVNAHVVKTWIEDVLHYAIDRGWNEVRNPSITKLYIDLLRVRIKNFDRLNYMSKLKDDELTRKYIIEKLIMTSQSQVDIAYLANSPLVNWSDFSWLLGQTLIEEKAEIQQKYIELLFRIFNWDDSQHIHLLIEAINKNDALAMTFSVYTEPIPLNSDRTKDIKDDYYFHENIRRRSEKKKLTLLPISKRMEFVLNKVEAGDINSWRMIYIELAVDQEGIIRDEHEPNIQNYDNWSTINDEHRNKIIESAHLYIKQADSNKEDWFCTDAIYRSALAGYKALRIIYEFDYSFLHTLTTVEWENWIPVLLSQPLVSSEEKKIQSDLISLAYFHAPEQLISDLLAIMKYENEQHSNIFVNTLVEECWDDRLSKSVFEFLKSFDLEPQAKKTIMEQLLAHQIVGIEDYTKSLIELGINSNDEQFKKNAEMAAIALCNNSINGWEWIWQYKDIHFFKEIILRISDEGKAKLILNSMSESFLSDLYTWLELHFPHREDPGHEDKEMAHFISPREEIAELRDNVLRLLINRGSEQSREAVQRIVNEFPRLTWLKWSLIEAQNATRRNKWIPPRAKDIILLADNKQKRLVQSGNELLVIILDALKKIQKRLHGTTPEVFLLWNNIDKNKCRPRTENEFSDYIKVRLEDEIKGQGIILNREVEIQRTLGSERGERTDIQVDAILPRDSGQYDKLTVIIEVKANWHSELFEAMKMQLADRYLREGKTSYGLFLVGWFASEKWDSNDSRKNKVPQCGFTETNNKLQVQANNLSENKNVKSFVMDVRF, encoded by the coding sequence ATGTCAAACTTAATTTACGATTGGGAAAGGTTTTGGTGTAATCGTTCGGGAACATTCAGTCTAACAGATAACGGCTTTTTGTATGATCCTCTCTCACAGTATGGCAGGATTGCTAATCCTGGTGTAAAAACAATAGATGAACTTCATGAGATTAGATGTATCGCTTTATTAGGAGAACCCGGAATTGGGAAAACGCAGGCTCTTCAGAGAATAGTTGGGTCATATAATGCTCAATCTAATATTATTTTTATTAACTTAAGATCTTACGGTATCGGTTCAGAAGAGAGATTGATAAAAGAGCTATTTAGAAATAGCAAATTTCTGAAATGCCAAGAATCTAATGAAGAAGTATATATTTTTTTAGATAGTTTGGATGAATGTTTGTTAAGAATAAATCATATGGCTGCTCTAATAATTGATGAATTAAAGAAATATAACACAAAAAAAATTTACTTAAGAATTGCTTGTCGTACTGCGGACTGGCCCAATCAATTTGAGAACGATCTTATTAATTTGTGGGATAAAGATCAATTTCGTGCTGTGGAACTGCTTCCTCTGCGTCGTTGTGATGTTGTTGAAGCGGCTAGAGACAATAATCTTGATTTTGATGATTTTATGAAGGGAATAATACAAAAGGAGATTGTTTCTTTTGCCATTAAACCGATTACGCTTAAAATGTTAATAGGTATATATCGAAAACATGGACAATTCCCTGAAACCCAGCAGGAGATATATCTGCAGGGCTGTCAGTTACTATGTGAAGAACAAAATGATGGTCGGAAGATGACGGTTCAAGTTGATTCAAGAAAACGCTTAACAATAGCAACTAGAATAGCAGCTTTAACTATATTTATGAATAAGTTTGCCATTTGGTGTGGTACCGATTATGGAAATATCCCAGAGGAAGATCTTAGGTTATCAGATATTATTGACGGATCGGATAGAACGCTTCACGAATCATTTGTAATAAATGAAGGCGATCTGCTGGAAGTTTTATCATCAGGACTTTTTTCTTCGAGGGGGTCAAATCGATTAGGTTGGGCACATCAAAGTTATGCAGAATTTTTAGCTGCCTTATATATTATAGAGCATCAAATGACCTATGAGCAGACAATTAGCTTAATCAGGCATCCCAATGACGAAGAAAAAAAGTTAGTCCCTCAGCTTTATGAAGTTTCTTCATGGATAGCTACATTTAACTCTGAGATTTTTAATTATATCGTTGCTGTTGAGCCAGAAATACTTTTAAGAAGCGACATACTTAATGCTGAAACAAAAATCAAAAAAGGTTTGGTTCAGTGTTTGTTGGATAAATATGATTCCGGTCAATTACATGACGGACATCATGAGATTAATGATCTCTTATATAAACTCAATCATGATGAACTAGCTGACCAATTAAGAATTTACATTAATGATACATCAAAAAATTTATTCGTGAGGAGATTTGCTTTAAGAATTGCTAAAGCCTGTGTGGTAGAATCTCTCCAAAAAGACATTCTAAAAGTTGCTCTTGAACAAAATGAGGAATACTATTTACGAACATATGCAAGTAAGGCGTTTGCAGTTTTATGTGACAAAACGGAACTAATAAAATTGTTGCCATTAGCCGAGTCTGAAGCGGGGGAAGATCCTGATGATGAATTAAAAGGAAACGCCCTGCAAGCTTTATGGCCTGACCATATTTCAAGCCCCAAAATGTTCTCGTTGCTCACAGTTCCCAAAAGGAAGAATTTATTAGGCTCATACTACTATTTTTTGAGGCACTGTATAATTCCTGGATTTAAAATAGCTGACCTTTCGGATATTTTGAATTGGACAACGCAATTTGTGAATGCTCACGTTGTAAAAACCTGGATTGAAGATGTCCTTCATTATGCTATAGACAGAGGCTGGAATGAAGTTAGAAATCCGTCTATTACTAAGTTATATATTGATTTACTGAGAGTAAGAATAAAAAATTTCGACCGTTTGAATTATATGTCTAAACTAAAGGACGATGAGCTTACAAGAAAATATATTATAGAAAAGTTAATAATGACCAGTCAGAGCCAAGTGGATATTGCATATCTTGCAAACTCTCCGCTTGTTAATTGGAGTGATTTTTCATGGTTATTAGGGCAAACCTTGATAGAGGAGAAAGCTGAAATTCAGCAGAAGTACATTGAATTGCTTTTTAGAATATTTAATTGGGATGATTCACAGCACATTCACTTGCTAATTGAAGCAATAAACAAAAACGATGCTTTAGCAATGACATTTTCAGTCTATACGGAACCAATTCCTTTGAATTCAGATAGAACAAAGGATATAAAAGATGATTACTATTTTCATGAAAATATTCGTAGAAGATCCGAGAAAAAAAAGCTAACTCTATTGCCTATAAGCAAGAGAATGGAGTTTGTACTTAATAAAGTTGAGGCGGGCGACATTAATTCGTGGCGGATGATTTACATAGAGTTGGCGGTAGATCAAGAAGGGATAATTAGAGACGAACACGAGCCAAATATCCAAAATTATGATAATTGGTCAACAATCAATGATGAACATAGAAATAAAATCATTGAATCAGCTCATCTTTATATTAAGCAGGCGGATTCAAATAAAGAAGATTGGTTTTGTACCGATGCAATTTATAGATCTGCTTTAGCAGGGTATAAGGCACTGAGAATTATATATGAGTTTGATTATAGTTTTCTTCATACCCTCACCACCGTGGAATGGGAGAACTGGATACCTGTCTTACTATCTCAGCCATTAGTTTCAAGCGAAGAAAAAAAGATCCAATCAGACTTGATCAGTTTGGCATACTTTCATGCTCCAGAACAACTAATCTCAGATTTATTGGCTATTATGAAATATGAAAATGAACAGCATTCAAATATTTTTGTAAATACTTTAGTTGAGGAATGCTGGGATGACAGATTAAGCAAGTCAGTATTTGAATTCTTAAAATCCTTCGATTTAGAGCCACAAGCTAAAAAAACAATTATGGAGCAGTTGCTTGCGCATCAAATAGTCGGTATTGAAGATTATACTAAATCGCTAATTGAATTAGGAATCAATTCTAATGATGAACAATTTAAGAAGAACGCAGAAATGGCTGCTATAGCCCTTTGCAATAATTCTATTAACGGATGGGAGTGGATATGGCAATATAAAGACATTCATTTTTTTAAAGAAATTATCTTAAGAATATCTGATGAAGGAAAGGCTAAACTCATATTAAATTCAATGAGCGAGTCTTTCCTTTCAGATTTGTATACATGGCTTGAGCTTCACTTTCCGCATAGAGAAGACCCTGGTCACGAAGACAAGGAAATGGCTCATTTTATAAGCCCAAGAGAAGAAATTGCGGAGTTAAGAGATAACGTATTAAGACTATTGATAAACAGAGGGAGTGAACAATCAAGGGAAGCAGTTCAAAGAATTGTTAATGAATTTCCCCGCCTGACATGGTTAAAATGGTCGCTAATTGAAGCTCAAAACGCTACTCGACGTAATAAATGGATTCCGCCTCGGGCAAAAGATATTATCTTATTGGCAGATAATAAACAAAAAAGATTGGTTCAAAGTGGAAATGAACTCTTAGTAATTATCTTAGACGCCCTAAAGAAAATCCAGAAACGACTTCATGGAACTACTCCCGAGGTTTTTTTACTTTGGAATAATATTGATAAAAATAAGTGCAGACCACGTACAGAGAATGAGTTTTCAGATTATATTAAGGTACGTTTGGAAGATGAGATTAAGGGGCAGGGAATTATTCTAAACAGAGAAGTGGAGATTCAGCGAACTTTAGGTTCAGAAAGAGGGGAACGAACTGACATACAAGTAGATGCTATTCTTCCTAGAGATAGCGGGCAGTATGATAAACTTACTGTGATCATAGAAGTGAAAGCTAATTGGCACTCAGAATTGTTTGAAGCTATGAAGATGCAATTAGCCGATAGATATTTGAGAGAGGGAAAAACAAGCTATGGACTGTTTCTTGTTGGATGGTTTGCAAGCGAAAAATGGGATTCTAATGATTCACGTAAGAATAAAGTTCCGCAATGTGGGTTTACTGAAACAAATAATAAGTTGCAAGTACAGGCTAATAATCTTTCGGAGAATAAGAATGTCAAATCATTTGTCATGGATGTGAGATTTTAA
- a CDS encoding NAD(P)-dependent malic enzyme, whose product MNVEEIMLLHQGGKLETTLKHPIESMEDLAKVYTPGVAKVCQAIASDQDRAYELTTKKNTVAVISDGTAVLGLGDIGPKAAMPVMEGKAALFKQFADVDAVPICLDTKNTEEIIAIVKALAPTFGGINLEDISSPRCFEIERRLREELDIPVFHDDQHGTAIVVLAGLLNALKVVDKDIRDVKIVVNGCGAAGISVAKMLLGAGAGNLIGVDRDGAINRLNVYDKPHWTEFAQISNPNLEQGSLSDCIAGADVFVGVSAPNVLKVEDIRKMAKDPIVFAMANPTPEIDPALAAPYVKVMATGRSDYPNQINNVLCFPGIFRGALDCGANDINDEMKLAVAEAIAASVDPSELNEQFIIPNAFDKRVVEYIRKAVAEAAIRTGVARKMLISVN is encoded by the coding sequence ATGAATGTGGAGGAAATTATGCTGCTGCATCAAGGCGGCAAACTGGAAACAACATTGAAGCACCCGATTGAATCGATGGAGGATTTGGCGAAGGTCTATACGCCGGGAGTAGCCAAGGTATGTCAGGCCATCGCGTCCGACCAGGATAGAGCTTACGAACTGACCACCAAAAAAAATACAGTGGCTGTCATCAGCGACGGTACTGCGGTATTGGGACTTGGCGATATCGGCCCGAAAGCCGCAATGCCCGTTATGGAAGGAAAGGCGGCTCTGTTCAAACAGTTCGCTGATGTGGATGCGGTGCCGATCTGCCTGGATACGAAGAATACGGAAGAGATTATCGCGATTGTCAAGGCGCTGGCTCCCACCTTTGGCGGTATCAACCTGGAGGATATTTCTTCTCCCCGCTGCTTCGAAATTGAGCGCCGTCTTAGAGAAGAACTGGATATTCCGGTGTTCCACGACGATCAGCACGGAACGGCCATAGTGGTGCTGGCAGGTCTGCTTAACGCGCTAAAGGTGGTAGACAAAGACATAAGAGATGTCAAAATTGTCGTCAACGGCTGCGGGGCAGCAGGCATATCGGTAGCTAAAATGCTGCTGGGTGCGGGCGCCGGGAATCTGATTGGCGTGGATCGGGATGGCGCCATCAACCGGCTGAACGTGTATGACAAGCCTCATTGGACGGAATTCGCGCAGATCAGCAATCCCAATTTGGAACAAGGCTCTCTATCTGATTGCATCGCAGGTGCGGATGTATTTGTAGGCGTTTCGGCGCCTAACGTGCTGAAGGTCGAGGATATCCGGAAAATGGCCAAGGACCCGATCGTCTTCGCCATGGCTAATCCGACGCCGGAAATTGATCCTGCGCTTGCCGCTCCATACGTAAAGGTTATGGCGACGGGACGCTCCGATTATCCGAACCAGATTAACAACGTACTCTGCTTCCCGGGCATCTTCAGAGGCGCTCTCGACTGCGGCGCCAACGACATCAACGATGAAATGAAGCTCGCGGTAGCGGAAGCGATTGCCGCGTCTGTTGATCCCTCCGAACTGAACGAACAGTTTATTATTCCGAACGCTTTTGACAAGCGGGTCGTTGAATACATCCGGAAGGCGGTAGCCGAGGCGGCGATCCGAACCGGAGTTGCGAGAAAAATGCTTATTAGCGTAAACTAA
- a CDS encoding ATP-binding cassette domain-containing protein, with protein MMEDIQSITILGGHSKSGEVEDVTLRLVPGDLVAVVGPTGSGKSRLLADIEYIAQRDTPSGRCILINDQPPAPEIRFDMGRKLIAQLSQNMNFVMDATVAEFITLHAECRDINLGETGLEELIQGVVTQANRLTGEPIVPDTPLTALSGGQSRSLMIADTAILSDSPIVLIDEIENAGIDRRQALDILVQNQKIVLMATHDPILALLAHSRIVLKSGGIADVLESDQDESALLEELQKADAAILAVREKLRRGERLAGSAFRYAEF; from the coding sequence ATGATGGAGGATATTCAATCCATTACGATCCTTGGCGGCCATTCCAAATCCGGTGAAGTGGAGGATGTCACCTTACGCCTGGTGCCTGGCGACCTGGTTGCCGTCGTCGGACCGACAGGCTCGGGCAAGAGCAGGCTGCTGGCAGATATAGAATATATCGCCCAGCGGGATACACCGAGCGGCCGATGCATCCTGATTAACGATCAGCCGCCCGCACCCGAGATCCGATTCGACATGGGACGGAAGCTGATTGCCCAGCTGTCGCAGAATATGAACTTTGTCATGGACGCCACAGTGGCGGAATTTATTACACTGCACGCGGAATGCCGCGACATTAACCTCGGCGAGACGGGGCTGGAGGAGCTGATTCAGGGCGTCGTCACTCAGGCAAACCGGCTGACCGGAGAGCCGATTGTGCCGGATACCCCGCTGACCGCGCTCAGCGGCGGACAATCACGCTCCCTGATGATTGCGGATACCGCCATTTTATCCGACAGCCCGATCGTGCTGATTGACGAGATCGAGAATGCGGGGATTGACCGCAGACAGGCGCTAGATATTCTTGTGCAGAATCAGAAGATTGTGCTGATGGCGACCCATGATCCGATCTTAGCCCTGCTCGCCCACAGCCGAATTGTGCTGAAGAGCGGCGGCATTGCAGACGTTCTGGAGAGCGATCAGGACGAATCGGCGCTGCTTGAAGAATTGCAAAAAGCGGATGCCGCCATTTTGGCCGTCCGCGAGAAGCTGCGTAGAGGCGAGCGATTGGCAGGGTCCGCGTTCAGATACGCCGAGTTTTAG
- a CDS encoding GTP-binding protein → MKLITVAGPPSSGKTSMLLRVIDWLKEQGLKAGVVKFDCVASKDDERYRAKGVPVLLGLAGNLCPDHYFVTNIEACARWGQSLELNILISESAGLCNRCSPFIRHALAVCVIDNLSGANTPTKMGPLLKQADIVAITKGDIVSQAEREVFQYQVRKVNARAEILHINGLTGQGKERLGALLAQAEDIDDLDGRKLRFSMPAAVCSYCLGETRIGHDYQMGNVKSIAIPDVSRPEVS, encoded by the coding sequence ATGAAGCTCATAACCGTGGCGGGTCCGCCGTCGAGCGGCAAAACCTCCATGCTTCTGCGTGTGATTGATTGGCTGAAGGAGCAGGGACTGAAAGCGGGGGTCGTGAAATTCGACTGCGTTGCCTCCAAGGATGATGAGCGCTACCGTGCCAAAGGAGTACCGGTGCTTCTCGGTCTTGCCGGCAACCTGTGCCCGGACCATTATTTTGTAACCAATATCGAAGCTTGCGCCCGCTGGGGGCAATCGTTGGAACTCAATATTCTGATCAGCGAAAGCGCCGGTCTGTGCAACCGCTGTTCTCCTTTTATCCGCCATGCGTTGGCGGTCTGCGTCATTGATAATTTATCGGGAGCGAATACCCCGACCAAGATGGGCCCGCTGCTGAAACAAGCCGATATCGTGGCCATTACAAAGGGCGACATTGTCTCACAAGCCGAGCGCGAGGTGTTCCAGTATCAAGTCCGCAAAGTGAACGCCCGCGCGGAGATTCTTCACATCAACGGCCTGACCGGTCAGGGTAAGGAACGGCTCGGCGCCCTGCTCGCGCAGGCGGAGGATATCGACGACCTGGACGGACGGAAGCTGCGGTTCTCGATGCCGGCGGCGGTCTGCTCCTACTGCCTGGGTGAGACGAGAATCGGGCACGACTATCAGATGGGCAACGTCAAGAGCATTGCTATTCCGGATGTTTCCCGCCCGGAGGTGAGCTGA
- a CDS encoding ABC transporter substrate-binding protein, whose amino-acid sequence MNTGTAQEQERLPRHLLAMLPCPLKVPIEETFLHQQSSGLWTDLDPEELEFEGNANQSDFYKTVNEFQSADELPDIVITPGISSFFHRDFRTRFLDQDVFADAAGYAPNERFAEIGMQDPTGRVTLMCVNPLVIVADTARLGDTPEPRSWSDLLNPVYRKQVTMRGHNGTFCETVLLTLGEKLGEDILTGLGRSVRQGLHPGQMAKLAGTDNEAGTALYVMPYFYANMIRKKDKINIIWPEEGAIASPVFLLSKKNATEGGRRLASFFTSEETAQLCEQAFFPSPHPSAASGLTQRKLLWMGWDLVWNGDIQAKTDAANAAFNKGFEQED is encoded by the coding sequence ATGAATACAGGAACGGCCCAAGAACAGGAAAGATTGCCCCGCCATCTGCTTGCCATGCTGCCCTGCCCGCTTAAGGTGCCTATTGAAGAAACATTTCTTCATCAGCAAAGTTCGGGGCTTTGGACCGATCTTGACCCGGAAGAATTGGAATTCGAGGGAAACGCGAATCAGAGCGACTTCTATAAAACAGTAAATGAGTTTCAATCCGCCGACGAACTGCCGGATATCGTAATTACGCCGGGAATCAGCAGCTTCTTCCATCGTGATTTCCGTACCCGGTTTCTCGATCAGGATGTATTCGCCGATGCAGCAGGCTATGCTCCGAATGAACGGTTTGCGGAGATCGGCATGCAGGACCCGACTGGCCGGGTTACGTTAATGTGCGTAAATCCGCTGGTCATCGTAGCCGATACAGCCCGTCTGGGGGATACTCCCGAGCCGCGCTCCTGGAGTGATCTGCTGAATCCCGTGTACCGGAAGCAGGTAACGATGAGAGGCCATAACGGCACCTTTTGCGAAACGGTGCTGCTGACATTAGGCGAGAAGCTCGGCGAAGATATACTGACCGGTCTCGGTCGGTCGGTTCGCCAGGGGCTTCATCCGGGCCAGATGGCGAAGCTGGCGGGAACCGATAACGAAGCCGGAACGGCTCTATACGTGATGCCGTATTTTTATGCAAATATGATCCGCAAGAAGGACAAAATCAATATTATCTGGCCTGAGGAAGGCGCGATCGCAAGCCCGGTATTCCTGCTCTCTAAAAAGAATGCGACCGAGGGCGGGCGCCGTTTAGCTTCCTTCTTCACAAGCGAGGAGACGGCGCAGCTGTGCGAACAGGCCTTCTTCCCATCGCCTCATCCTTCGGCGGCGTCCGGGCTTACTCAGCGCAAGCTGCTGTGGATGGGCTGGGATCTCGTCTGGAACGGAGATATTCAGGCAAAGACGGATGCGGCGAACGCTGCCTTTAACAAAGGGTTTGAACAGGAGGACTAA
- a CDS encoding AAA family ATPase → MNKLVFFLGGAGAGKTTLAKALAARRKAAFFDMDILLRPAAEAIMTLHGLDPSDRDSKEYKKLCRDLGYRITMDAALDNVNLDVDSIVVGPFTKEAADEGWIARELSRIGRSLLDVEVKAVIVSLSDETLYKERIRARSSKLDDWKLRNWDDFRSSLVSRTVKWPLPPSSILYFDNSGNDLARAADTIERFVYPEA, encoded by the coding sequence ATGAATAAACTCGTATTTTTCCTCGGGGGAGCAGGCGCCGGCAAGACCACGCTGGCGAAAGCGCTGGCAGCGAGACGGAAAGCCGCCTTCTTCGATATGGATATCCTTCTGCGGCCGGCTGCGGAAGCGATAATGACGCTCCATGGACTTGACCCCTCCGACCGGGATTCTAAAGAATACAAAAAGCTGTGCCGTGACCTGGGATACCGGATTACGATGGATGCCGCGCTGGATAACGTCAATCTGGATGTGGACAGCATCGTGGTCGGTCCTTTCACGAAAGAAGCCGCGGATGAAGGGTGGATTGCGCGCGAATTGTCGCGGATCGGCCGATCACTGCTCGACGTCGAAGTAAAGGCGGTCATCGTCAGCCTGTCCGATGAGACACTTTATAAGGAAAGAATTAGGGCCAGAAGCTCGAAATTGGACGACTGGAAGCTGCGCAACTGGGATGATTTCCGCTCCTCACTTGTCAGCCGCACCGTAAAATGGCCCCTCCCCCCCTCCTCCATCCTATACTTTGATAATTCCGGAAATGACCTGGCCCGGGCTGCAGACACAATCGAACGTTTCGTCTATCCGGAGGCATAG